In Meiothermus ruber DSM 1279, the following proteins share a genomic window:
- a CDS encoding VWA domain-containing protein codes for MLAGLRAAVIGLLLLAFWGPSLPLQPLQTVVLLDQSPSAREAVWQVAPRLQLPGAQYVAFASGAIQVAGPTARRLDLGEGTRLGEALAKARELKADRIVLVSDGLFQDRAEPIGIPIYSLYQPPSPNLSVVLTGPALPAKGETVEVRAVLESTTAVRAQLTFNGPAGVVERAVQLEPGRSSVGYRFRLDGPSTVTVRVESPLGLEQGRLELSPTDSTRVWVLGDAALARYLRAQGFSVEERKEITLPIRAEVVALGVGARDLSAAELDALQSFLNQGGSLLWTATPQGLFFGGWERTSLADSLPVEPVEEPGGVGIVLVLDVSGSMLEDDKLGLAVTGSLELIRSARPQDYIGVVVFSDRPRWLFRPRPMTEQGRKEAESLLLSTQAGGGTMIRRAYLEALEALEQVPTESKQVIALTDGLAADVTPDLFDAAREASPRIKTNTVAIGADADGRFLRELAQAGDGTYWDVPRPEDLPRFFLEEAQRVFRREALEGSFPVAVRPHPITRAANPPPLSVILPAKTKPWAQTLLSSGEGTVLAVGESGRGRVAALTTDLSRSWQGWQGAPALLGELLRWLSQTPARPRVQAVRELDGVRVTLEGQFERPRLRAAGQEQPMAPVGPLRFETWLPREAVGEAVVFENEQPRLRLQLPSLPEWRLEDGRENLRRLSELSGGRLLADATELRELAGRKAYNLQWPLIALAVVLFLLERYLERRRGHRGL; via the coding sequence ATGCTGGCAGGGCTTCGGGCCGCCGTTATCGGTTTGCTGCTCCTGGCCTTCTGGGGGCCCAGCCTGCCGTTGCAGCCGCTGCAAACCGTGGTTCTGCTGGATCAGAGCCCCTCGGCCCGGGAGGCGGTCTGGCAGGTTGCGCCCCGGCTTCAGCTACCTGGTGCCCAGTATGTGGCTTTTGCCAGTGGGGCCATCCAGGTGGCGGGCCCGACAGCCCGGCGTCTTGACCTGGGCGAGGGCACCCGTCTGGGGGAAGCCCTGGCGAAAGCGCGGGAGCTGAAAGCGGATCGGATAGTGCTGGTGTCGGATGGGTTGTTTCAGGATAGGGCCGAGCCCATTGGCATACCCATCTACAGCCTTTACCAGCCGCCCAGCCCCAACCTTTCGGTTGTTCTAACCGGGCCGGCGCTTCCAGCCAAGGGCGAGACTGTCGAGGTGCGGGCCGTGCTGGAGTCGACCACGGCGGTGCGGGCTCAGCTTACCTTCAACGGGCCGGCTGGGGTTGTGGAGCGGGCGGTGCAGCTCGAGCCCGGTCGCAGCAGTGTGGGGTATCGTTTCCGGCTGGATGGGCCCAGCACGGTCACGGTGCGGGTGGAGAGCCCCCTGGGCCTCGAGCAGGGCCGCCTCGAGCTGAGCCCCACGGACTCGACGCGGGTCTGGGTGCTGGGGGATGCGGCCCTGGCCCGCTATTTGCGAGCCCAGGGCTTTAGCGTGGAGGAGCGAAAGGAGATCACCCTCCCCATCCGGGCCGAGGTGGTGGCCTTGGGGGTGGGGGCGCGGGATCTGTCGGCTGCTGAGCTGGATGCCTTGCAGAGCTTTTTGAACCAGGGTGGGAGCCTGCTCTGGACTGCGACCCCCCAGGGCTTGTTTTTTGGCGGTTGGGAGCGCACCAGTCTGGCCGATAGCCTGCCGGTGGAGCCGGTGGAGGAGCCGGGTGGGGTGGGGATTGTGCTGGTGTTGGATGTCTCGGGCAGCATGCTCGAGGACGACAAGCTGGGGCTGGCGGTGACGGGTTCGCTCGAGCTGATCCGCTCGGCCCGCCCCCAGGACTACATCGGGGTGGTGGTCTTCTCCGACCGCCCGCGCTGGCTGTTCCGCCCCCGGCCCATGACCGAGCAGGGCCGCAAGGAGGCCGAGAGCCTCCTGCTCTCCACCCAGGCTGGGGGCGGCACCATGATCCGCCGGGCCTACCTGGAGGCCCTGGAAGCACTGGAGCAGGTTCCCACCGAGTCCAAACAGGTGATAGCCCTCACCGATGGGCTGGCCGCCGATGTAACCCCCGACCTGTTTGATGCCGCCCGCGAGGCCAGCCCCAGGATCAAAACCAACACCGTGGCCATCGGGGCTGATGCCGACGGCCGGTTTTTGCGCGAGCTGGCCCAGGCCGGGGATGGCACCTACTGGGATGTGCCCCGCCCAGAGGATCTACCCCGATTCTTCTTGGAAGAAGCCCAGCGGGTTTTCCGGCGCGAGGCCCTGGAGGGCAGCTTCCCGGTGGCCGTGCGACCCCACCCCATCACCCGCGCCGCCAACCCCCCGCCCCTCTCGGTGATCCTCCCGGCTAAAACCAAGCCCTGGGCCCAGACCCTGCTCAGCTCCGGCGAGGGTACCGTGCTGGCCGTGGGGGAGAGCGGGCGGGGCCGGGTGGCCGCCCTCACCACCGACCTCTCGCGCTCCTGGCAAGGCTGGCAGGGCGCCCCGGCGCTGCTGGGTGAACTCCTGCGCTGGCTTTCGCAGACCCCCGCGCGGCCCCGGGTGCAGGCTGTGCGCGAGCTGGACGGGGTGCGCGTGACCCTGGAGGGCCAGTTCGAACGGCCCCGCCTGCGCGCGGCAGGCCAGGAGCAGCCCATGGCCCCGGTCGGGCCGCTGCGCTTTGAAACCTGGCTGCCCCGAGAAGCCGTGGGGGAGGCTGTGGTATTCGAAAACGAGCAGCCACGCTTGCGCTTGCAGCTACCCAGTCTGCCCGAATGGCGCCTGGAGGATGGGCGGGAAAACCTGCGCCGCCTCTCGGAGCTGAGCGGGGGCCGGCTTTTGGCCGATGCCACTGAGCTGCGAGAACTTGCAGGCCGCAAGGCTTACAACCTGCAATGGCCCCTCATCGCGCTGGCGGTGGTGCTTTTTTTGCTGGAGCGTTACCTCGAGCGAAGACGAGGCCATCGCGGCTTATGA
- a CDS encoding S8 family serine peptidase: MRRYPVLILLSALLVGCGSNGALVSAIPKEVVLEGLEGSLVLPVGSNVAWKIESYSTWLSVTPQAGIGPKVVQIRAEFADGIQEQPEYTGSLRLTGDLEAEVLVRLPLVKVTGGVVDSSLTAASVSGAPLASQSLPSQSAPAPSAASNEILVKYRTDLRAAVLPQGSRVLSHDRISRITKLRAANPEALLQRLRLDPSVEWAEINGTVRAQGEPTDQYYPQQWHLRSTGARFTYLQNYTTPITVAVVDSGVRYDHPDLAGRLWRPGEGAYDFVGDAAPPDNPADPYDPCGAPAPDTLGDDDPTDPCDLNGTTGGSHGTHVTGLIVANSGSFAPPCANCSASGVVGMAYNAPVKVLPLRVLDSGGSGTFENVALAVRYAAGIPVELGGQLVQNPHPAQVINLSLGSINYSNAMCEAVADVVARGVLVVAAAGNFQNRNPGALVYPAACPGAISVAATDMYNQVAYYSQQNGEVDIAAPGGNTTQPGGGVLSTTWNYQTNLPNYTFYMGTSQAAPQVAAALAMVLSSGRATNAEEAWNLIRSSATDLGAPGRDNAYGYGLLNLPGAFGWTLPRGELLVSLSGPIARRVPVVNGRFETFLLPGRYTLVACRDDSGNSLCDSGEPQVERQVQVNGGNTLDLGIIQIGSQ, translated from the coding sequence ATGCGGCGGTACCCGGTTTTGATTCTGCTGTCTGCGCTACTGGTGGGTTGTGGTTCCAATGGGGCTTTGGTGTCGGCCATCCCCAAAGAGGTAGTGCTGGAGGGGCTCGAGGGTAGCCTGGTGCTACCGGTGGGCTCCAACGTGGCCTGGAAGATCGAGAGCTACAGCACCTGGCTGAGCGTGACGCCGCAAGCCGGTATCGGCCCAAAAGTTGTGCAAATCCGGGCCGAGTTTGCCGACGGAATTCAAGAACAGCCCGAATACACCGGCAGCCTCCGCCTTACGGGTGATCTGGAAGCTGAGGTGCTGGTTCGGCTGCCGTTGGTGAAGGTTACGGGTGGGGTGGTGGACTCGAGCCTGACCGCTGCCTCGGTGAGCGGGGCGCCCCTGGCCTCCCAGTCGTTGCCTAGCCAGAGCGCCCCGGCTCCCAGCGCTGCTAGCAATGAAATTCTGGTCAAGTACCGTACCGATCTGCGCGCCGCTGTCCTGCCACAGGGGAGCCGGGTTCTATCCCACGACCGCATCAGCCGTATCACCAAGCTGCGGGCTGCCAATCCAGAAGCCTTGCTGCAACGCCTGCGCCTCGACCCCAGCGTGGAGTGGGCCGAAATCAACGGAACCGTGCGCGCCCAGGGTGAGCCCACCGACCAGTACTACCCACAGCAGTGGCACCTGCGCAGCACCGGGGCGCGCTTTACTTATCTACAAAACTACACGACCCCCATCACGGTGGCGGTGGTGGATTCCGGTGTGCGTTACGATCACCCTGACCTGGCCGGGCGGCTGTGGCGGCCGGGCGAGGGGGCTTACGATTTTGTGGGCGATGCTGCGCCACCTGACAACCCCGCCGACCCCTACGATCCTTGCGGTGCGCCTGCCCCGGACACCTTGGGTGACGATGACCCCACCGATCCCTGTGACCTTAATGGAACCACCGGTGGAAGCCATGGCACCCATGTGACCGGCCTCATTGTGGCAAACAGCGGGTCGTTTGCGCCGCCCTGCGCCAATTGCTCGGCCTCGGGGGTGGTGGGAATGGCCTACAATGCCCCCGTCAAGGTGCTGCCGTTGCGGGTACTGGATTCGGGCGGTAGCGGTACGTTTGAGAACGTGGCCCTGGCGGTGCGCTATGCGGCGGGCATCCCGGTGGAGCTGGGCGGCCAGCTTGTACAGAACCCGCACCCAGCCCAGGTGATTAACCTTTCGCTGGGCTCAATCAACTACTCCAACGCCATGTGCGAGGCGGTGGCGGATGTGGTGGCTCGAGGGGTGCTGGTGGTGGCAGCGGCGGGCAATTTCCAGAACCGCAATCCGGGTGCGCTGGTCTACCCAGCGGCCTGCCCTGGGGCCATCTCGGTCGCGGCCACCGATATGTACAACCAGGTGGCGTACTACAGCCAGCAGAATGGCGAGGTAGACATTGCCGCGCCGGGCGGCAACACAACCCAGCCAGGGGGCGGTGTGCTCTCTACCACCTGGAATTATCAAACCAACCTGCCCAACTATACCTTTTACATGGGCACTTCCCAGGCTGCTCCCCAGGTGGCGGCAGCGCTGGCCATGGTGCTGTCCAGCGGACGCGCTACCAACGCGGAAGAAGCCTGGAACCTGATCCGCTCGAGCGCCACCGATCTGGGTGCGCCGGGCCGGGACAATGCCTACGGGTATGGCCTGCTCAACCTGCCGGGGGCTTTTGGCTGGACGCTGCCCCGGGGCGAGCTTCTGGTAAGCCTGAGCGGCCCCATTGCCCGGCGGGTGCCGGTGGTCAACGGGCGCTTCGAGACCTTTTTGCTGCCGGGGCGCTACACCCTGGTAGCCTGCCGCGACGATTCGGGCAACAGCTTGTGCGATAGCGGCGAGCCGCAAGTGGAGCGTCAGGTGCAGGTGAATGGGGGGAACACCCTCGACCTGGGAATCATCCAGATAGGGTCGCAGTAA
- a CDS encoding DNA translocase FtsK yields MAKGKSKADKAGRAASTERKRDLEALALLVLGVAALLAAAIYFGSNLAGQIGHGLQALLWGHLGYVAWLIPPAFALLGLWLLLDRPLGRFARNVGLVFTAGLLTLPLVAHFAKPYGGLLGSSLHSLLVDNLGNFGLLIPLLALSLVADLALRQRPGFLLSRGLRRIVLAGRRLHHAYRLAQAAQRLLGEVRALSERYPEHKALRVLQQDLEAFRRTPKDPEVIEGLAKLLDDFKTERTKELAGRLATEARPLPARLERLAAALAAPLKGEGLAQALEERRTALVLEVGALLTKAQTLTRQGEAAARALVHPITTQALLTTLDEHQGRLAAWQESEALTLDLERRVDGWLRWAEWVESAPLEAHPAGLRALLEKGLQAEPPAFAVATAKPPTEPPFDFDLVFPEPDKAPTPSKPAQESPRPSLAKAAPTPPVVTRTSTALELPGFDLLDPPEPPRYDPKALELITQRQVELINNTLKHHGVEARVVSWSRGPTVTRFELEPAPGEKISRVQNLHNDLALALAAGSVRIEAPIPGKSVIGLEVPNTERELVRYSEAVQSSAFTRSKDTLPMVLGKSIDGEVWVRDLAKMPHLLIAGSTGSGKSVAVNTLITSLLFKYLPTELRFLMIDPKMVELTPYEGIPHLVRPVVTNPADAAGVLLGAVAHMERRYKMMSQVGARNLEQFNHKMRAAGEATLPYLVIVIDELADLMITAPKEVEQAILRLAQMARATGMHLILATQRPSVDILTSLIKVNIPARMAFAVSSGFDSRTILDTYGAERLVGQGDMLFHQPGLPKPVRLQGPFLSETEVHRIAGFLREQSFEDAFVAQYGPDFEGPLNLGGGGGPDAGEIDFGDPLLKKAAEIVIEEGYASVSRLQRRLSVGHARAGKLVDALEAMGIVGPHQGSKPRDVLITRDQLPEYFGGE; encoded by the coding sequence ATGGCGAAGGGCAAATCCAAAGCAGACAAAGCGGGTAGGGCCGCCTCAACCGAACGCAAGCGCGACCTCGAGGCCCTGGCTTTGCTGGTTTTAGGGGTGGCCGCACTGCTCGCTGCCGCCATTTATTTTGGCTCCAACCTGGCTGGACAGATTGGGCATGGCCTGCAAGCCTTGCTCTGGGGCCACCTGGGGTACGTGGCCTGGCTCATTCCACCGGCATTTGCGTTGTTGGGCCTGTGGCTATTATTAGACCGACCCCTGGGCAGGTTTGCCAGAAACGTGGGGCTGGTTTTTACAGCGGGCCTGCTCACCCTACCGCTTGTAGCCCACTTCGCCAAGCCCTACGGGGGGTTGCTGGGCAGCAGCCTGCATAGCCTACTGGTAGACAACCTGGGCAACTTTGGCCTCCTCATCCCGCTGCTGGCCCTCAGTTTGGTAGCCGACCTGGCCCTTCGCCAGCGGCCCGGTTTTCTTTTGAGCAGAGGTCTGCGCCGGATCGTGCTGGCGGGCAGGCGGCTGCACCATGCCTATCGCCTCGCGCAGGCCGCCCAGCGCCTGCTGGGGGAGGTTCGGGCCTTATCGGAACGCTACCCCGAGCACAAAGCTTTGCGCGTCCTGCAACAAGACCTCGAGGCCTTCAGGCGCACACCTAAAGACCCGGAGGTCATTGAGGGGCTGGCCAAGCTTCTGGACGACTTCAAAACCGAGCGCACCAAGGAGCTGGCGGGCAGGCTGGCCACGGAAGCGCGCCCCCTTCCAGCGCGCCTCGAGCGCCTGGCCGCCGCCCTGGCCGCGCCGCTCAAAGGCGAAGGCCTGGCCCAGGCCCTGGAAGAACGGCGCACCGCTTTGGTACTGGAGGTCGGCGCGTTGCTCACCAAGGCCCAGACCCTGACCCGCCAGGGTGAGGCCGCGGCGCGCGCGCTGGTTCACCCCATCACCACCCAGGCCCTGCTCACCACCCTGGACGAACACCAGGGCCGCCTGGCGGCCTGGCAGGAAAGCGAGGCGTTGACGCTTGACCTCGAGCGGCGCGTGGATGGCTGGCTGCGCTGGGCCGAATGGGTAGAGTCTGCGCCGCTGGAAGCCCACCCCGCCGGGCTGCGGGCTCTATTGGAAAAAGGCTTGCAAGCCGAGCCGCCAGCCTTTGCCGTCGCAACCGCCAAGCCCCCCACCGAGCCCCCTTTCGACTTTGACCTGGTCTTCCCCGAGCCCGATAAAGCACCAACCCCCAGCAAACCCGCACAGGAAAGCCCCAGGCCTAGCCTAGCTAAAGCCGCTCCCACGCCCCCGGTCGTCACCCGAACCTCCACCGCCCTCGAGCTTCCCGGCTTTGACCTGCTCGACCCGCCCGAGCCACCACGCTACGACCCCAAGGCGCTGGAACTCATCACCCAGCGGCAGGTTGAGCTCATCAACAACACCCTCAAGCACCACGGGGTGGAGGCCCGGGTGGTGAGCTGGTCGCGCGGGCCCACGGTGACGCGGTTCGAGCTCGAGCCCGCCCCCGGCGAAAAAATCAGCCGGGTACAGAACCTGCACAACGACCTGGCCCTGGCCCTGGCCGCCGGCTCGGTGCGCATCGAAGCCCCCATCCCCGGCAAGAGCGTGATTGGCCTCGAGGTGCCCAACACCGAGCGCGAACTGGTGCGCTACAGCGAGGCCGTCCAGTCCAGCGCCTTCACCCGTAGCAAAGACACCCTGCCGATGGTGCTGGGCAAAAGCATCGACGGCGAGGTCTGGGTGCGCGACCTGGCCAAAATGCCCCACCTGCTCATCGCGGGCTCCACCGGTTCGGGCAAGTCGGTGGCGGTGAACACCCTCATCACCAGCCTGCTCTTCAAATACCTTCCCACCGAGCTGCGCTTTCTGATGATCGACCCCAAGATGGTGGAACTCACCCCCTACGAGGGCATCCCCCACCTGGTGCGGCCGGTGGTGACCAACCCCGCCGACGCCGCCGGGGTGCTTCTGGGCGCGGTGGCCCACATGGAGCGGCGCTACAAGATGATGAGCCAGGTGGGGGCGCGCAACCTCGAGCAGTTCAACCACAAAATGCGGGCCGCCGGCGAGGCCACCTTGCCCTACCTGGTGATTGTGATTGACGAGCTGGCCGACCTGATGATTACCGCCCCCAAAGAGGTCGAGCAGGCCATTTTACGCCTGGCCCAGATGGCCCGCGCCACCGGCATGCACCTGATTCTGGCCACCCAGCGCCCCTCGGTGGACATCCTGACCTCGCTCATCAAGGTCAATATCCCGGCCCGCATGGCCTTTGCGGTCTCCTCGGGCTTCGACTCCCGCACCATCCTGGATACCTACGGGGCCGAGCGGCTGGTGGGCCAGGGCGATATGCTCTTCCACCAGCCGGGCCTGCCCAAGCCGGTGCGCCTGCAGGGCCCTTTCCTCTCGGAAACCGAGGTGCACCGCATCGCCGGGTTCTTACGGGAACAAAGCTTCGAGGACGCCTTCGTGGCCCAGTACGGCCCCGACTTCGAAGGCCCCTTGAACCTGGGCGGGGGTGGCGGCCCCGATGCCGGTGAAATCGACTTCGGCGATCCTCTGCTCAAAAAAGCCGCCGAGATTGTGATCGAGGAGGGTTACGCCTCGGTCAGCCGGCTCCAGCGCCGCCTCTCGGTGGGGCACGCCCGGGCCGGCAAGCTGGTGGACGCCCTCGAGGCCATGGGCATCGTGGGGCCGCACCAGGGCAGCAAGCCCCGGGATGTGCTGATTACCCGCGACCAGCTACCGGAGTACTTTGGTGGGGAGTAG
- a CDS encoding OmpH family outer membrane protein yields the protein MSKNWLFVVMLLSLLLGGSLIAQNRTTPTRIGYVDAEKVVQAHKDFKKVQDIRNQAERELKPLRDQLQPLEAKLRAGNATAKDQQDYRVLAQSLQEAGKKWSDRTNAALKPITEEIDQVIARVAQQQGFAMILDKKVAATSGLVVYAADELEITDAVIKALPK from the coding sequence ATGAGCAAAAACTGGTTGTTTGTCGTAATGCTCCTAAGCTTGCTGTTGGGCGGTTCGCTCATCGCACAAAACCGTACCACCCCCACCCGCATCGGTTATGTGGACGCCGAAAAGGTGGTGCAGGCCCACAAGGACTTCAAAAAAGTGCAGGATATCCGTAACCAGGCCGAGCGCGAGCTGAAACCCTTACGCGATCAGCTCCAACCCCTCGAGGCCAAGCTGCGGGCCGGCAATGCCACCGCCAAGGATCAGCAGGACTACCGGGTGCTGGCCCAGAGCCTGCAAGAAGCGGGCAAAAAGTGGAGCGACCGGACCAACGCCGCGCTCAAACCGATTACCGAGGAGATCGATCAGGTGATTGCACGGGTCGCCCAGCAGCAGGGTTTTGCCATGATATTGGACAAAAAAGTGGCGGCCACCAGCGGTCTGGTGGTTTATGCTGCCGACGAACTCGAGATCACCGATGCGGTGATCAAAGCCCTTCCTAAGTAA
- a CDS encoding OmpH family outer membrane protein gives MKRFSLFVPALAGLLLSGLLGAQTQPTADKIGYLNARAVVEAHPQFAKVKEVQAKAEAELNPLKAELQSLEAKIRAGNATAQEQQNYRTLAQDLQAASQKWTEQQNSVLRPITEDIDKIVSKVAKEQGFAIVLDQEVAASSGLVVYAAQGST, from the coding sequence ATGAAGCGATTCTCGCTGTTTGTGCCCGCCCTGGCCGGACTGCTCCTGAGCGGCCTGCTGGGGGCACAAACTCAACCCACAGCCGACAAGATTGGCTACCTTAACGCGCGGGCTGTGGTAGAAGCCCACCCCCAGTTTGCCAAGGTCAAGGAGGTTCAGGCCAAGGCGGAAGCAGAGCTCAACCCCCTAAAAGCTGAGCTACAGTCCCTGGAGGCCAAAATCCGCGCAGGCAACGCCACTGCCCAGGAACAGCAAAACTACCGCACCCTGGCCCAGGATCTACAGGCCGCCAGCCAAAAGTGGACTGAGCAGCAAAACAGCGTGCTTCGACCCATCACCGAAGACATCGACAAAATTGTGAGTAAAGTAGCCAAGGAACAGGGTTTTGCCATCGTTTTGGATCAGGAAGTAGCGGCCAGCAGTGGATTGGTCGTTTATGCGGCGCAGGGCTCGACCTGA
- the pheA gene encoding prephenate dehydratase has translation MRIAFQGTEGAYSEEASLKAFPDAETIGLPTFHQVFAAVTNYEVDLGVVPVENTTAGIINQTYDLLLETDLHVVGELVLKVDHCLLAPPGTRLEDIRKVKSHPQGLAQCDGFIARYKLEAEPVYDTAGAARELAEHPQPGLAAIASRRAAERYGLEVIAEGIQDFIGNYTRFFVLSREDFPRREGPYKTSVVFTTRHRPGELLAALQAFADQGINLTKLESRPRRDPDRPFSPIFYADFEGHAEDPGPSQALLTLLRRASFVKVLGSYPAVTSWGLLREP, from the coding sequence ATGCGGATCGCTTTTCAGGGAACCGAGGGTGCCTATAGCGAAGAAGCCTCACTCAAAGCCTTTCCAGATGCTGAGACCATCGGCCTGCCCACATTTCATCAGGTATTTGCAGCAGTAACCAACTACGAGGTAGACCTGGGGGTGGTACCGGTTGAGAACACCACCGCCGGCATCATCAACCAGACCTACGACCTGCTCCTCGAGACCGACCTGCACGTGGTGGGTGAACTGGTGCTGAAAGTAGACCACTGCCTGCTGGCCCCGCCCGGAACCCGGCTGGAGGATATTCGTAAGGTCAAGAGCCACCCCCAGGGCCTGGCCCAGTGCGACGGCTTCATCGCCCGGTACAAGCTCGAGGCCGAACCGGTCTACGACACCGCCGGGGCCGCCCGTGAGCTGGCCGAACACCCCCAGCCTGGCCTGGCGGCCATCGCCAGCCGCCGCGCCGCCGAGCGCTACGGCCTGGAGGTCATCGCCGAAGGCATCCAGGACTTTATTGGTAACTACACGCGCTTTTTTGTACTCTCACGCGAAGACTTCCCCCGCCGCGAGGGGCCCTACAAAACCTCGGTGGTCTTCACCACCCGCCACCGGCCCGGCGAGCTTTTGGCCGCTTTGCAGGCTTTTGCCGACCAGGGCATCAACCTGACCAAGCTCGAGTCCCGCCCCCGCCGCGACCCCGACCGCCCCTTCTCCCCCATCTTCTACGCCGACTTCGAGGGTCACGCCGAAGACCCCGGCCCCTCCCAGGCCTTGCTGACCCTGTTGCGCAGGGCCTCGTTTGTCAAAGTGCTGGGCTCCTACCCCGCTGTCACAAGCTGGGGCCTGCTCAGGGAGCCATAA
- a CDS encoding lipid II:glycine glycyltransferase FemX has translation MVSSLPITSALQSWGWGEVKKLSGWQPERWALFEGQQLIAAVQLFRRQLVGPVSMLYAPRGPALRDLSDLPRVVQALKQRAGGAVYLKLEPEVGFPADLSVPEFPPARLEETIQPEYSIWLDLSLGREGLLAQMDNMHRRNTRLAEKRVVTTIEGMEAFEEFWRLFEETNRRARLLQHSKAYYQTVLTAMNQPFGTAFISIARQEGRALAAGLFVAFGGKVDYLYGGSSRENSNAKAPNGMHWGAINWGIEKGYRIYDLWGVPRRNEGSHAAGIDAFKEGFGGQRVRFPAYDVAFSPLYGPLKKALRLRKNWVNYRTRGTTRDVL, from the coding sequence ATGGTGTCTTCGCTACCCATTACCAGTGCATTGCAGTCCTGGGGTTGGGGTGAAGTTAAGAAGCTCTCGGGCTGGCAGCCAGAGCGCTGGGCGCTGTTTGAAGGCCAGCAGCTTATTGCGGCGGTGCAGCTTTTTCGTCGGCAGTTGGTGGGGCCGGTCTCCATGCTGTACGCCCCCCGCGGGCCAGCGCTGCGGGACTTAAGCGATCTGCCCAGGGTGGTACAGGCCCTCAAACAGCGGGCGGGGGGGGCGGTTTACCTGAAGCTCGAGCCCGAAGTGGGGTTTCCGGCTGATTTATCGGTTCCCGAGTTTCCCCCGGCACGGCTTGAAGAGACCATCCAGCCCGAATACTCCATCTGGCTCGACCTGTCGCTGGGCCGTGAAGGCCTGCTGGCCCAGATGGACAACATGCACCGCCGCAACACCAGGCTGGCCGAAAAGCGGGTGGTGACCACCATAGAGGGGATGGAGGCTTTCGAGGAATTCTGGCGGCTGTTTGAGGAGACCAACCGCCGGGCCCGGCTGCTACAGCATTCCAAAGCCTACTATCAAACCGTCCTCACGGCCATGAACCAGCCCTTTGGAACGGCTTTTATCTCGATTGCCCGCCAGGAGGGCCGGGCGCTAGCCGCGGGCTTGTTTGTGGCTTTTGGGGGTAAGGTGGACTACCTCTATGGGGGCAGCAGCCGGGAAAACTCCAACGCCAAGGCCCCCAACGGTATGCACTGGGGGGCCATTAACTGGGGTATTGAAAAGGGCTACCGTATATACGATTTGTGGGGCGTGCCGCGGCGCAACGAGGGTAGCCACGCCGCTGGCATCGATGCCTTCAAGGAGGGTTTTGGCGGGCAGCGGGTGCGCTTCCCGGCCTACGATGTGGCCTTTTCGCCCCTGTATGGGCCCCTTAAAAAAGCTTTGCGCCTGAGGAAAAATTGGGTCAACTACCGCACCCGCGGCACAACCCGGGATGTGCTCTGA
- a CDS encoding 3'-5' exonuclease translates to MIWPLRKSPAWNEINYWALDLETSGLEPSDQILSVGMVPIRGGVIEFGAHYYSLVRPVRPQALSVEGIQAHHILPSELEAAPPLAQVLDEMEQRIGQDVLILHFSSIDLSFLRQSYKTLGRPWPKPLVVDTAVLLARLNERKRWLEPHSQPYPGALGAARATFGLPGHLEHHALWDALATAELFLVLRHRLQAHTLHQLI, encoded by the coding sequence ATGATCTGGCCTTTGCGCAAAAGCCCCGCCTGGAACGAGATCAACTACTGGGCTTTGGATCTGGAAACCAGCGGCCTGGAGCCATCCGATCAGATTCTTTCGGTGGGGATGGTGCCCATCCGGGGGGGGGTTATCGAGTTTGGCGCACACTACTATAGCCTGGTTCGGCCCGTGCGGCCCCAGGCGCTCTCGGTTGAAGGCATCCAGGCGCACCATATTCTACCCAGCGAACTGGAGGCCGCCCCACCCCTGGCCCAGGTGCTCGACGAAATGGAGCAGCGCATCGGCCAGGACGTGCTGATTTTGCACTTCAGTTCGATTGATCTAAGCTTTCTCCGGCAAAGCTATAAGACCCTGGGCCGGCCCTGGCCAAAGCCCTTGGTAGTGGATACAGCGGTATTGCTGGCCCGACTAAACGAACGAAAAAGGTGGCTCGAGCCCCACAGCCAGCCCTACCCCGGTGCGCTGGGGGCTGCCAGGGCTACCTTTGGGCTGCCCGGCCACCTCGAGCACCATGCTCTCTGGGATGCCCTTGCTACAGCCGAGCTCTTTCTGGTGCTCCGGCACCGTTTGCAAGCACATACCCTGCACCAGCTCATATAA